The DNA region CAGTTTATAGATTCTCTGTAGGTTGATGCAGCAGACTCAGATTCCTGACTTCTCCTTAAAGAAGTCGGGAATTTTGTCGTTCGAGTTGAAGCTCAAAAAATTAGCAACTTCTTTACCGTCAACCATATATTGCTCAACAGGTTACGATCAATTAAGAAGTAATAATTTTTTATGGCATCGCCAGGAGTCTTTAAATGTTCATTAGTGAATTATCACCTATATTCAAAGAATTTATCCAGCATCCAGTTTCATTTGTCGGTGGGTTATTCTCTGGTGTGCTTCGGCTCAATCTTGCAGAAGATCCTGTAAAAAGCTGGCTGGAGCAACAGACCCGCTCCAATAGTTACATCAGCACCACAACAGATGCAAATAATGGCAAAGCAAGTGGGCCTCAACAGATTTCGATTGACTAAATTTTTGGGTAATCGTAAATCAGGCTAATCATTTTACTCGGATAGCCCCCCATTGTTGCAGTTTAGATAAGATCCCCCCGCCTGCGGCGACCCCCTTAAAAAGGGGGTAAATATCAGAAAAAGTCCCCCTTTTTCAAGGGGGTTGGGGCAGGGTGGTTTCATACAAAGAAAGAAAAAACTTTATCGAGTTGGTTGGAGAGGGCGCGTTGTGCTTGAGGAATAGTTCGGAAACCAAGTTTGCGAGCGATCGTAATAAAGAAATTGTGTAGTGCTACCAGTAATGGAATTATTATTGCCGATGCTAGACTCGCCCATCATCCAGTTATTTACGTTAACCCAGCTTTTGAGCAAATAACAGGCTACAGTACTAATGATGTGATTGGGCAAAACTGTCGATTTTTGCAACGCACAGATAATCAGCAACCAGCACTCAATGAACTGCGCTTATCTATTCAATCTGGAACAAGTTGCAAAGTTGTTCTCCGCAACTATCGCAAAGATGGTACTGAGGGGATTTGTGAAACAACCATAATCTCTTTACAGGATGAACAGGGGCAAATTGCTACTGTGAGCATTAATCACGATATTACCGAAAACAAACGAGCAAAAGTTGCACTGCAACGGCAATTGCATCGAACTCTACTACTTGAACAAATTACTCAATAAATTCGTCAAAGTCTTGATAGCAAAAAAATATTTGAGACGGCTGCTACCCAAATTGGCAAAGCATTTGGAGTTGAGCGCTGTCTGATCCATTCTTCCATTAGCGACCCCACACCCCAAATTCCCCTCGTAGCAGAGTATAGTACACTCCCTGGTGATTGCTCCATGTTGAAATTGGAAATTCCCATGAGCAATAAATTTACTGAAAATGGAGAAGTGCTACTCTCTGTTGATTTGGGGACTTGGGATCGGGGATTGAGGATAAAAAGTAATCGGGATTTGAATCATCAGCTTCAAGAGTTAGCTGAGGCACTTAGCAAATGCCCACCCCAAAGAAGTTCTGAATTAGCTTCCAGGGGAAAACAAGGTAAGGTGATGTGCTTAGAATTGCAACCTTCGCCAAATATCCTACAATCAGAGCAAAAGCAGACATCAAAAACCGCCAAAATCGATGCCAAAATTCTCCAATCTTTGCAGAATATGCTGCGAGGAGATCGTGTGGCATTTGTTGAACTGATTGAGTGTTATCTTACAGAGACACCGAGATTGGTGCAAGATATTAGCACAGCTATCACAACTCAGGATGCCCAGACTCTATTGAACACAGCCCATCAACTTAAGTCTAGCAGTGCTTCTGTTGGAGCGATCGCCCTGTCACAGCTTTGCAAGGTGTTAGAAATACAGGGATACAGCAGTAAATTAGAAAACAGCCTAGAATTAATCTCACAACTACATCAGGAATATGAACAAGTTAAAGCTGCCTTAGAACAAGAACTTGCGAAGGATGTACCATGAAAGCTGATGCTCAAGAAAGCCAATCTTTAGTTCTAATTGTTGATGATGAACCTTTTATCCGCCTGATATTGCGGCATTTCTTGGAACGGGAAGGCTATCAAATAGCGGAGGCTCAAAATGGTATAGAGGCAATAGAAGTTTTTAAGCAATTGCATCCTAATATAGTACTTCTTGATGCCATGATGCCAGATATGGATGGGTTCGAGTGTTGCACCCAGTTACAGAATTTTGAATGTAGCAAGTACACTCCGGTTTTAATGGTTACAGGGCTTGAAGATCAAGTGTCAGTTGACCGGGCATTTGAAGTGGGGGCAATGGATTATGTTACCAAACCTATCCATTGGGCAGTTTTGCGACAACGGGTAAAACGTTTAATTGAGCAATCTCAGTTACAGCAAAAACTGGAAGCTGTTAATGTGGAATTGCAGCGATTAGCTACTATCGACGGATTAACTCAAGTAGCTAACCGCCGACGGTTTGAAGAGTATTTTAACCAAGAGTGGCAGCGCATGAAACGGGATAAATGCCCCCTTTCGCTGATTCTTTGCGATGTTGATTTCTTCAAATTATATAACGATACTTATGGTCATCGGGTAGGCGATCGCTGTCTTCAAGAAATTGCTAAAGCGCTCAAAGATATTATTAAACGTCCCGGAGATTTAGTTGCCCGTTATGGCGGGGAAGAATTTGCTGTTATTTTACCTAACACAGACACCGAGGGGGCGACTCATGTTGCCGAAAAAATTTGTCATGCTGTCCGAACACTAGCAATTCCTCATAAAAATTCCCAAGTTAGTCCTTATGTTACCCTGAGTGCCGGGTTTACAACAGAAATTCCTCAGCCAGATTCTAATATAGAAGAAATGATTTCCGTCGCCGATCGGGCGTTGTATCAAGCAAAAGCAGCAGGACGCGATCGCTTTGTGCAAAATATTCAACTACCCAAAAGTAAAAATTCCTGCTAGTGAGCCAAACTTCACACATTTCCACTATTTTCAACGCATCGGCTGGGATTATTGTCTGTTTATTCTATGCTTTGAAAATCCAAACTCAGCTTTAAATTATTTATCCAAGACCGATCAATTAGATGATCGTGTTGCAGCCGACCTACAACTATACCAGGATGAATACCGATACGTTCCGCAAAATCAATTACATCAGTTTCAGATTTAAGCTTCACTAATTCTCCCTCATACTCAGGTGGAATCAAAAATTCCCGCGACCATTGATCTGCTTGGCGTTCCTGCTCCGATTTCAAACTGTCCCCACTATTCCATTCATCAAGGAAAATATTTTCTTTATCATGTAGGAAAATATGTGCTGCTTCATGGAAAAAATCAAACCAAAAGCGGTCATTAGTTTTACCATAAAGCGAAAGTTGAATCAGTGCCTTATGCGGATTTAACCACCGTGCAACACCACTAACGTGCGCTTTCTTTATTGATGGTATTAAAACAAGGACAACCCCTGCTTCCCAGCACAACTTTTGCATCTGTGGTTTAAACTCCTCTGGTAGTAACACCGTCAAAGTCCGAATTTGCCGCACCGCCTTTTCAAATTTTGGCTTACTGTACTTGGGACAATCTAGTTGTTCTGCTCTTATTTCCCCCAACCGTAACCAAGTGGAAATAGCACCAACATCACTTTGCTCTTCGCGTGTACGGCGAAAAGCAACTTCCATACCTGCATAATAATTCTGCCAATCTTCCGGCGAGGCAACACCGAAAAATTGTAGTAACTTTTTTACCAAATCAGGCTTATTCTTGGCAATTAAACGGCACTTAGGAATTACACCTTGGTTCATCAAGTCTTTGACTGGTAACTCATCTAACCAAGGGAGCAACGCGATTTTGTGAGGTGCTAAAATCTGGGACGTATATAGCTTGTTTCAGGATGCGATCGCAACTAAAAAACCAGATTTTGTTGAGAATATAGGGGTGTAATTGAGAACTAAACCCCGATCTCACTTTTTCGCGTTGCTCCCTCTAACCAACATGTCCATCCCTTTAAGCGGTTTTCTTCTTCTATTCGTGCTAAAGCGGCGCGATATTGGGCTTCACGATTGAGCCAAAATGCTGTTGTACTCCCTAAAACTCGTTCTAGTTTCAGGGCTGTTTCTTCATTGATGGGTGCTTTGCCGTTGATCAACTGGCTAATATGTTTTGTGGTGTAGCCTAATCGCTCTGCTAACTGTACTTGTGTCCAATCACGCTCTTCTAATATATCAGCAATGGTATCACCGGGAGGAGATACCCAATCTGGAGTAAAGGTACGGGTTGTCTCAATCATGGTAATCTCCAATAAAAACAATACAAATAGCAGTAACTTTTGACCAATCAATGCTCCCATCCTCGGTAAGGGTTATGGGGTCGTTGTCTGGCTTAAATACAAGTCGTTTACCACCTTCTAGGTCTACTGCAAATTCACCCGCTCGATCTCCTTTTAAGGGATGGGGACGACCTGCAAATAATTCCTTGACACAGCTAACAGCTGCAAGGTCAGCCAATCGGGCTGTCAATTTCTTAGCACAGTTTGCACCCAATTTTCTTTGCGCTAAGTTTTGTTGTTCGCATAGCTTTTGCAGTTGGCGGTCAGCGAAGGTGATTTCCATGCGTTACTAGACTAATATAAGTTTACCATTTTGGTAAATAAATTTGTTATGTTTCTAGATAATTTAGCAGATCAACTAATCAGCAACGCTTAAAAATCTACCCCTCGTTTAAGCTCTACACCTTGATTGGCATAGTGTTTGTGGCAATAAACCTCTGAGTGGACGCTAGCCAAGTCGAAGTACGCAGGTGGATTTTGGCAGCGACCAGTGATTATAATTTCGGTATCGCGGGGTTTGCGGAGTAAAGCTTGCACAATCGGTTCAACGGGGAGTAATTCTAAATCAACAGTGGGATTTAGTTCATCGAGAATAATAGTTTTATACAATCCAGAGGCGATCGCAACTTTAGCGATTTCCCAACCCCTTTCGGCTTCTACATAATCTAATTCTTGCCTAGAATTTCGCCAGACGATCGCATCTCCACCGCAGCGCTGATGATCCACCACTTCTGGATATGACTGTTGTAAGGCAGCGATCGCAGCGTCTTCTGTGTAGCCACTACCACCTTTAAGCCATTGCATAATCAGCACACGGGTAGACCCTGGATGATTGATTCCCCTACCAATAGCCTGTAAAGCTTTGCCCAAAGCACTAGTAGACTTGCCTTTACCAGCACCAGTATAAATTTCAATGCCTTCAAGAAAGAGAGCTTTAGCTGTTGGGTGGTGATGAGGTTTCATTTCTGAGTGCAAATCTGCAATATCAAGCAACTTTTGCGGTGCGGCGCGTCCGGTGGCGATGATTTCCAACTCTTGGGGTTTAGATTTTAATGTCCGTACCACTTCATCTACTGGTAGCAAACCCAAATCCAGAACCGGGTTAATCTCATCCAAGACAACAACTGAATATAAACCACTAGCGATCGCGCCTTTAGCTACATCCCAACCCCGCATCGCTTCATCTCGGTCAAAAGTGGTAATTTCCTCATGACCAAAAAATTCGGCTCTCCCGGTGCGAACTTGGTCAATTAAATGAGGAAACCCACGTTGCAAAGCTGCGATCGCCCCATCTTCGTCATAATCACGTTCAGGCCCTTTTAAAAACCGCAGTAATAAAACGCGGTTAGAATTGCTAGGCGTATTGATCCCTAAGCCAATAGAGCGCAAAACCACCCCTAAAGCTGCTTGAGACTTACCTTTACCCAGACCATCGTAGACGTGAATTTGACCGACGAGCCGTTCTTGACGCACTTGCGCCGTGCGAATACCAATACCGTTCCTTGTCATTTCTCGAAAAGCTATAAGTGGCAGTCTTTAATCTTACCTAACGTCTTGTAATCTTAGGTAGAGAAACTGCTCCTCTCATGCATCCGTATAATGTATAAATAATATCGACAATATCATATTGGCACACCAAACAAAAACAATCAGATAATTTCCACCATCACCCTCACTATCCCAGTTATACTCTCTACAGTTAACCCTTACCCTTGACCATTTATGCCTGAAAATTGGATGCTTCCGAGGATTTTTCCTATTGGTGGAATTCTATTTGACTTTTTATTTGTATTGATTGCCATCCCTATCGAAGCCTATGTTTTGCACAATCGACTAAAATTTGACAAAAAAACTAGCATTTTTTATGCTATTTCTATGAATCTGTTTTCTAGTGTAATTGGTTGGGTCATATTTTTTATAGCAGAACCAATGTTGCCAATACATTTGAAATCAGAATTAATTAGCTATATGTTTTTTAATAATTTTAAATCAGCAAATACACAAAGCTTATTAATTTTAACTGCTTGTATAATTTTCTTTGCTACTTTTATAATGAAGTTTTTCATTTTAAGAGTATTACTACTATCATTGAGTGAACCAGTTGCTAAAAAAGAAGAGGAAATTCAAGTATTTCAAAGGCGGCGATGGCGTAATTTTAGCAGTGCTAAATTACAAAGTACTAATTTAGTGATTACTACATTAATTGCTAACTCTCTAAGTTTTAGTGCTATAACCGTTATTTTATTATTTCGCTCCAAGTAGCAAGAATTTACTTCATTTAAAGGAACACTAGTGATTGATTAATCAGGTGGGAAGAAGAATATGAATACGTTACTTAAAGATGTATTTGGAGTTTTTAAATTTGCTGAAGGGCTTTATGCTGGAATTAGAAAAGTATTAGTCCCGCCTAAAGCTTATTCTTGGCAAAC from Nostoc commune NIES-4072 includes:
- the fraC gene encoding filament integrity protein FraC: MPENWMLPRIFPIGGILFDFLFVLIAIPIEAYVLHNRLKFDKKTSIFYAISMNLFSSVIGWVIFFIAEPMLPIHLKSELISYMFFNNFKSANTQSLLILTACIIFFATFIMKFFILRVLLLSLSEPVAKKEEEIQVFQRRRWRNFSSAKLQSTNLVITTLIANSLSFSAITVILLFRSK
- a CDS encoding ImmA/IrrE family metallo-endopeptidase, yielding MLPWLDELPVKDLMNQGVIPKCRLIAKNKPDLVKKLLQFFGVASPEDWQNYYAGMEVAFRRTREEQSDVGAISTWLRLGEIRAEQLDCPKYSKPKFEKAVRQIRTLTVLLPEEFKPQMQKLCWEAGVVLVLIPSIKKAHVSGVARWLNPHKALIQLSLYGKTNDRFWFDFFHEAAHIFLHDKENIFLDEWNSGDSLKSEQERQADQWSREFLIPPEYEGELVKLKSETDVIDFAERIGIHPGIVVGRLQHDHLIDRSWINNLKLSLDFQSIE
- a CDS encoding HigA family addiction module antitoxin translates to MIETTRTFTPDWVSPPGDTIADILEERDWTQVQLAERLGYTTKHISQLINGKAPINEETALKLERVLGSTTAFWLNREAQYRAALARIEEENRLKGWTCWLEGATRKSEIGV
- a CDS encoding type II toxin-antitoxin system RelE/ParE family toxin, producing MEITFADRQLQKLCEQQNLAQRKLGANCAKKLTARLADLAAVSCVKELFAGRPHPLKGDRAGEFAVDLEGGKRLVFKPDNDPITLTEDGSIDWSKVTAICIVFIGDYHD
- a CDS encoding Hpt domain-containing protein, with the protein product MSNKFTENGEVLLSVDLGTWDRGLRIKSNRDLNHQLQELAEALSKCPPQRSSELASRGKQGKVMCLELQPSPNILQSEQKQTSKTAKIDAKILQSLQNMLRGDRVAFVELIECYLTETPRLVQDISTAITTQDAQTLLNTAHQLKSSSASVGAIALSQLCKVLEIQGYSSKLENSLELISQLHQEYEQVKAALEQELAKDVP
- a CDS encoding cob(I)yrinic acid a,c-diamide adenosyltransferase, whose protein sequence is MTRNGIGIRTAQVRQERLVGQIHVYDGLGKGKSQAALGVVLRSIGLGINTPSNSNRVLLLRFLKGPERDYDEDGAIAALQRGFPHLIDQVRTGRAEFFGHEEITTFDRDEAMRGWDVAKGAIASGLYSVVVLDEINPVLDLGLLPVDEVVRTLKSKPQELEIIATGRAAPQKLLDIADLHSEMKPHHHPTAKALFLEGIEIYTGAGKGKSTSALGKALQAIGRGINHPGSTRVLIMQWLKGGSGYTEDAAIAALQQSYPEVVDHQRCGGDAIVWRNSRQELDYVEAERGWEIAKVAIASGLYKTIILDELNPTVDLELLPVEPIVQALLRKPRDTEIIITGRCQNPPAYFDLASVHSEVYCHKHYANQGVELKRGVDF
- a CDS encoding GGDEF domain-containing protein, which gives rise to MKADAQESQSLVLIVDDEPFIRLILRHFLEREGYQIAEAQNGIEAIEVFKQLHPNIVLLDAMMPDMDGFECCTQLQNFECSKYTPVLMVTGLEDQVSVDRAFEVGAMDYVTKPIHWAVLRQRVKRLIEQSQLQQKLEAVNVELQRLATIDGLTQVANRRRFEEYFNQEWQRMKRDKCPLSLILCDVDFFKLYNDTYGHRVGDRCLQEIAKALKDIIKRPGDLVARYGGEEFAVILPNTDTEGATHVAEKICHAVRTLAIPHKNSQVSPYVTLSAGFTTEIPQPDSNIEEMISVADRALYQAKAAGRDRFVQNIQLPKSKNSC
- a CDS encoding PAS domain-containing protein, producing the protein MRAIVIKKLCSATSNGIIIADARLAHHPVIYVNPAFEQITGYSTNDVIGQNCRFLQRTDNQQPALNELRLSIQSGTSCKVVLRNYRKDGTEGICETTIISLQDEQGQIATVSINHDITENKRAKVALQRQLHRTLLLEQITQ